The window TCTATTGACTTCTCGAATAATAGTACTAATACTTCGATTAAGATTTTTAGTTATTTCACTAATTTTTACTTTAAACTTCAATTGATTCTCAATATAAATTCTTTCATATATGCCAAGATGTTTGTAACCCATATAAAAACTCCTTGCTTTGTTTTTTCTAAAATAAACTTAGCATCATGAAATTTTTATATGAGATTTTTTGCAATTTTATTTACTTGCACTTACAAGTATAATTCAGCAAAGAAGCTGAGTTAAAAAAGTTTAAAAGAGGTGGTAAAAATAATAAATTATCATTAGAAAATAGATTATTGATGACTTTATCATATTGACGAGAATATCGTACTTATTTTCATCTTGGTAAAAGTTTTGATATTAGTGAAGCTAGTTGTTATCGAAATATCAAGTGAATTGAAGATATTTTAATCAAACATCCTGATTTTCAACAACTTGCTGGTAAAAAAGCATTAATAAATGATTATTTTAATGATAAAACAATTATTATTGATGCTACAGAAACACCCATTCAACGCCCAAAAAAAGACAAAAACAATCTTATTCAGGAAAAAAGAAAAAACACACTATTAAAACACAAGTAATTATTGAAAAAGAAAGCAAAATAATTATTGCAACAAATTTT is drawn from Spiroplasma endosymbiont of Asaphidion curtum and contains these coding sequences:
- a CDS encoding transposase family protein, with translation MTLSYWREYRTYFHLGKSFDISEASCYRNIKWIEDILIKHPDFQQLAGKKALINDYFNDKTIIIDATETPIQRPKKDKNNLIQEKRKNTLLKHK